In Paenibacillus kyungheensis, the following are encoded in one genomic region:
- the cax gene encoding calcium/proton exchanger, with amino-acid sequence MKKHLSTILLAIFFVFSAIAHYAHLNPILQFVVSAIAVVLVAGFLGRATESVAHYAGQRLGGFLNATFGNAAELIIAIMLLREGLYDMVKASLTGSIIGNLLLVLGLSIFAGGVKHKIQNFNVALANMNGSLMIVAVIALFVPALFLNTHSITPTEVDTLSLIVAGLLIAAYVAWLIFSMITHKKYLEDVKDPKAPEDHEEPKWSKNKSILFLVIATVMTAFVSEWLVGTLETFTTDFGFSELFVGAFVVAIIGNAAEHSAAIMLAMKNKIGASVEIAVGSSLQIALFVAPVLIFVSFFLGNTMDIVFTTLELVAIMVSVFIAKSIIQDGSTNWYEGLLLLVTYIILGVSFYLV; translated from the coding sequence ATGAAGAAACATTTATCTACGATTTTATTGGCTATCTTTTTTGTGTTTAGTGCTATTGCTCATTATGCACATTTGAATCCTATTCTACAATTTGTAGTCTCGGCTATAGCTGTTGTATTAGTCGCTGGATTTCTAGGACGGGCTACAGAAAGTGTAGCTCATTATGCAGGACAACGTTTAGGTGGATTTCTTAACGCTACCTTTGGTAATGCCGCAGAATTAATTATCGCTATCATGTTGCTACGTGAAGGATTATACGATATGGTCAAAGCCAGCTTAACCGGCTCGATTATCGGTAACCTATTACTGGTACTTGGTCTTAGTATTTTTGCAGGTGGCGTGAAGCATAAGATTCAGAACTTTAATGTAGCGCTTGCTAATATGAACGGTTCTTTGATGATTGTAGCTGTCATCGCACTATTTGTGCCTGCTTTGTTTTTGAATACTCATTCGATCACTCCTACCGAAGTCGATACACTTAGTCTGATTGTAGCCGGACTATTGATCGCTGCGTATGTTGCCTGGTTGATCTTCTCGATGATTACACACAAAAAGTATCTTGAAGATGTGAAAGATCCCAAAGCACCTGAAGATCATGAAGAACCCAAATGGTCTAAAAATAAATCTATTTTGTTTTTGGTGATTGCTACTGTCATGACTGCTTTTGTCAGTGAATGGCTTGTAGGTACGCTTGAGACATTTACAACAGACTTTGGATTCAGTGAATTATTTGTCGGTGCATTTGTAGTAGCGATTATTGGTAATGCTGCTGAACATAGTGCTGCGATTATGCTAGCCATGAAAAACAAAATTGGTGCATCGGTTGAGATTGCTGTCGGTAGTAGTCTACAGATTGCTCTCTTTGTAGCGCCAGTACTGATTTTTGTGAGCTTTTTCTTAGGCAATACGATGGATATTGTATTTACGACTCTAGAACTTGTCGCGATTATGGTATCTGTATTTATCGCCAAATCTATTATTCAAGATGGTTCGACCAACTGGTATGAAGGGCTATTGTTATTAGTCACTTATATTATTCTCGGTGTCTCTTTCTATCTTGTCTAA
- a CDS encoding YlaN family protein — protein sequence MTSSDLQEQLNIKALNLLQEDANKIEKLIEIQMENLDTRYCPLYEEVLDTQVYGFSKEVDFAIRAGFVSEPVGKQLISNLERNLSVLYEAMNNKQQSAE from the coding sequence ATGACTTCATCTGATTTACAAGAGCAGTTGAATATAAAAGCATTGAATCTTCTACAAGAAGATGCAAATAAAATTGAAAAATTAATTGAAATACAGATGGAGAATTTGGATACTCGTTACTGTCCTCTGTACGAGGAAGTTCTGGATACTCAAGTATACGGCTTTTCCAAAGAAGTAGATTTTGCTATACGTGCTGGATTTGTTTCTGAGCCTGTAGGCAAACAGCTGATCAGCAACCTGGAGCGTAATTTGTCTGTGTTGTATGAAGCCATGAATAATAAACAACAGTCTGCTGAGTAG
- a CDS encoding HPr family phosphocarrier protein encodes MATSNTNNAAVVEIAQTAGQFTSSIVLQHESKFIDVKSILGLFTTLVKNQDYELHVHGPDEEEAKKAVVAAFEKHGLAVKLAEGQ; translated from the coding sequence ATGGCAACAAGTAATACGAATAATGCCGCAGTAGTTGAAATCGCACAGACAGCAGGTCAGTTCACTTCTTCTATTGTTTTACAACACGAATCTAAATTTATTGATGTTAAAAGTATTTTGGGGCTATTTACAACACTTGTGAAAAATCAAGATTATGAGCTCCATGTACATGGACCAGACGAAGAAGAGGCTAAAAAAGCAGTAGTTGCTGCTTTTGAAAAGCACGGACTTGCCGTAAAACTTGCAGAAGGTCAATGA
- a CDS encoding aminopeptidase, whose amino-acid sequence MQDPRVKVLAKNLVEYSIDVQPGENVLVEMIGNERDLLNAVIHAIGERGGNVFVQLTDRKVQRAMLMNATESSMKTWAALDLERMKQMQGYIGIRAGENINDLSDVPDDKQKLYNSIYQHAVHSEQRVKHTKWVVLRYPNASMAQLAGMSTEAFEDFYFDVCNLDYAKMDKAQDALEQLMIRTDKVRLVGKNTDLQFSIKDIGAKKCSGQRNIPDGEVFSAPVRDSVNGVISYNTPTVYNGTTFEGITFRFENGKIVEATSNDTEKLNSILDSDDGARHIGEFAIGFHPHILHPMNDILFDEKIAGSFHFTPGQAYEETDNGNRSSIHWDLVFIQRPEYGGGEIYFDDVLIRKDGIFVLPELEALNPENLK is encoded by the coding sequence ATGCAAGATCCTAGAGTAAAAGTATTAGCCAAAAATTTGGTTGAATATTCAATCGATGTACAACCAGGGGAAAATGTTTTGGTCGAAATGATCGGTAATGAACGTGATCTATTAAATGCAGTGATTCATGCGATTGGCGAACGAGGCGGTAATGTGTTTGTTCAATTGACTGATCGTAAAGTACAACGTGCTATGTTGATGAATGCGACAGAATCAAGCATGAAAACATGGGCTGCACTTGATCTAGAGCGTATGAAGCAGATGCAAGGATATATTGGTATTCGTGCAGGCGAAAATATCAATGATCTATCCGATGTTCCTGATGACAAACAAAAGTTGTACAACAGTATTTATCAACATGCTGTTCATAGCGAGCAACGTGTTAAACATACCAAATGGGTAGTGCTTCGTTATCCAAATGCAAGCATGGCACAATTGGCAGGAATGAGCACAGAAGCATTTGAAGATTTCTATTTTGACGTATGTAATCTAGATTACGCTAAAATGGACAAAGCTCAAGATGCGTTAGAGCAATTAATGATCCGTACAGACAAAGTTCGCTTAGTCGGTAAAAATACAGATTTGCAATTCTCTATCAAAGATATCGGTGCTAAAAAATGTTCCGGTCAACGCAATATTCCAGATGGTGAAGTATTTAGCGCGCCGGTTCGTGATTCGGTTAATGGCGTTATCAGCTATAACACACCAACGGTATATAACGGTACTACTTTTGAAGGCATCACTTTCCGTTTTGAAAATGGTAAAATTGTTGAAGCAACAAGTAATGATACTGAGAAATTAAACAGCATTTTGGATTCAGATGATGGTGCTCGTCATATCGGAGAATTTGCAATTGGATTCCATCCTCATATTTTGCATCCGATGAACGATATTTTGTTTGATGAAAAAATCGCAGGTAGTTTCCACTTCACGCCAGGACAAGCATATGAAGAAACAGATAACGGTAATCGTTCTTCGATTCACTGGGATCTAGTATTTATTCAACGTCCAGAATACGGTGGCGGTGAGATTTACTTTGATGATGTATTGATTCGCAAAGACGGAATCTTTGTATTGCCAGAACTAGAAGCGCTTAATCCAGAGAACTTGAAATAA
- a CDS encoding sensor domain-containing diguanylate cyclase, whose protein sequence is MSDNQWNYPVQAWRTEEGHASYPVVSTADETFWLQNLDINPEDFPHIEPLLQESLEDWQQQNHSQMRIGNAHWFLINHMHKYIGGDQTSDHLIPKIDIATLTPHTNQEHVIEYEEGLYRYTMVPIYTRRHHQQFAMMGCAQLNRDSDVLLTEEIKLLVLHYKSLFYRRFEYTFVADMLHSKTLAEREAQRRSVLFQVIQRMHDKFDIDALINELFAIVDQMYPQVEFELLVSQDNKSNNARVKPLSLQNPKEDMCVRAFTAGQPLMEIHAKAQGSDRMEVAIPLIGKQAIYGVFHLLSESPLEEEDIELMRIMAEAAGRTFENAKLYEQSQLLNEDLRLINEITRRLNQSLQLNEIFDIAGKELLDVFKAETVAVLHLNPETEQFEVVTGNVPSMEGKSVGKDHGYTGLLYRTKEPVILSDYCQNPSLESLFMNASGSCSMIASPLMSGGEVNGSIFLGHRTSHYFSYGNFKLLQVITTHIGLAVANATLHDEVRRMASRDALTGLYLRRYLDEKIHSYQSKEDSGTLLMVDIDKFKQVNDTYGHQIGDEILKQVSKMIQSSIREDDIAARWGGEELAVYFPQIDAEKTEVIAERIREKIEQETDPTVTVSCGIAAWDRKDKKVSVESLFYRADMALYQAKKSGRNQVCIDESPRE, encoded by the coding sequence ATGTCAGACAATCAATGGAATTATCCGGTGCAAGCCTGGCGTACCGAAGAAGGACATGCCTCCTATCCGGTTGTATCAACTGCTGACGAAACGTTCTGGCTGCAAAATCTGGATATTAATCCTGAAGATTTTCCGCATATTGAACCACTGTTGCAAGAAAGTCTGGAAGATTGGCAACAACAAAATCATTCTCAAATGCGGATAGGTAATGCACATTGGTTTTTAATAAATCATATGCATAAATATATAGGCGGAGATCAGACAAGTGATCATTTGATACCAAAGATAGATATAGCAACCTTAACTCCTCATACGAATCAGGAGCATGTGATTGAATATGAAGAAGGACTTTATCGATATACGATGGTTCCTATTTATACCCGCCGTCATCATCAACAATTTGCGATGATGGGATGTGCTCAATTAAATCGTGACTCCGATGTATTATTGACAGAAGAAATTAAATTGCTTGTGTTGCATTATAAAAGTCTATTTTACCGTCGCTTCGAATATACATTTGTAGCGGATATGTTACATTCCAAAACACTAGCAGAGCGTGAAGCCCAGCGTCGCTCTGTCTTGTTTCAAGTGATTCAACGTATGCACGACAAATTCGATATCGATGCTTTGATCAATGAGCTTTTTGCTATCGTAGATCAGATGTATCCACAGGTAGAATTTGAATTGCTAGTATCACAAGATAATAAAAGCAACAATGCTAGAGTAAAGCCTTTATCGTTGCAAAATCCAAAAGAAGATATGTGTGTACGTGCTTTTACAGCAGGGCAACCACTTATGGAAATACACGCCAAAGCTCAAGGGTCTGATCGAATGGAAGTAGCGATTCCTCTAATCGGGAAGCAAGCGATCTATGGTGTATTTCATCTATTGTCTGAGTCTCCTTTAGAGGAAGAAGATATAGAGCTCATGAGGATTATGGCAGAAGCGGCTGGACGTACATTTGAAAATGCTAAATTATATGAACAATCACAATTGCTCAACGAAGATCTGCGTCTCATCAATGAGATTACAAGAAGGCTCAACCAAAGTCTGCAATTGAACGAGATTTTTGATATTGCAGGTAAAGAATTACTTGATGTATTCAAAGCAGAGACCGTCGCAGTACTCCATCTGAATCCAGAGACAGAGCAATTTGAAGTGGTCACCGGTAATGTTCCAAGTATGGAAGGCAAGTCAGTAGGGAAAGATCATGGATATACCGGATTACTGTATCGAACCAAAGAGCCTGTGATCTTATCTGATTATTGCCAAAATCCTAGTCTGGAATCGTTATTTATGAATGCTTCAGGTTCTTGTTCGATGATCGCTTCTCCATTAATGAGTGGTGGAGAAGTTAATGGATCGATCTTTTTAGGTCATCGTACCAGTCATTACTTTTCATATGGTAATTTTAAGCTATTACAAGTCATTACAACGCACATTGGACTAGCAGTAGCCAATGCAACCCTACATGATGAAGTAAGACGTATGGCAAGCCGTGACGCGCTCACAGGGTTATATCTACGTCGCTATCTAGACGAAAAGATCCACAGCTATCAAAGCAAAGAAGATAGCGGAACGTTATTGATGGTCGATATAGATAAATTCAAGCAGGTGAACGATACGTATGGTCATCAGATCGGCGATGAGATTTTGAAGCAAGTCAGTAAAATGATTCAATCTTCTATTCGTGAAGACGATATTGCAGCCCGATGGGGCGGAGAAGAATTAGCGGTCTATTTCCCTCAGATTGATGCAGAGAAAACAGAAGTGATCGCTGAACGGATTCGTGAAAAAATCGAACAGGAAACAGATCCAACAGTGACTGTTTCTTGCGGAATTGCAGCCTGGGATCGCAAAGACAAAAAAGTAAGTGTAGAATCTTTATTTTATCGTGCAGATATGGCGCTATATCAGGCTAAAAAAAGTGGACGTAATCAAGTCTGTATTGATGAAAGTCCAAGAGAATAA
- the rpsD gene encoding 30S ribosomal protein S4 produces MSRYTGPKFKLSRRLGISLSGNGKDLKRPFPPGQHGANQRRKMSNYGMQLQEKQKLRHMYGLGEKQFRTLFSKAQKIQGIAGENFMFLLESRLDNLAYRIGFANSRAGARQLVSHGHITVNGKKVDIASYSVKPGDVIGLRERSRSLSSVKEAIENRSHLPAYIEYNENAVEGKYIRLPERSELSQEIDEKQIVEFYNR; encoded by the coding sequence ATGTCACGTTACACTGGTCCTAAATTTAAATTAAGTCGTCGTCTTGGTATTTCGCTAAGCGGCAATGGTAAAGATTTGAAACGTCCTTTCCCTCCAGGTCAACACGGAGCGAACCAACGTCGTAAAATGAGTAACTATGGTATGCAATTACAAGAAAAACAAAAATTGCGTCACATGTATGGTTTGGGCGAAAAACAATTCCGTACTTTGTTCTCTAAAGCACAAAAAATTCAAGGTATTGCTGGTGAAAACTTCATGTTCTTGCTAGAAAGCCGCTTGGATAACTTGGCTTACCGTATTGGTTTTGCTAACAGCCGCGCTGGAGCACGTCAATTGGTATCCCACGGTCATATCACTGTTAACGGTAAAAAAGTAGATATCGCTTCTTACTCCGTAAAACCAGGTGATGTTATTGGTCTTCGTGAAAGAAGCCGTAGCTTGTCTTCTGTTAAAGAAGCTATCGAAAACCGTTCACACTTGCCTGCTTACATCGAGTACAACGAAAACGCTGTTGAAGGTAAATATATCCGTTTGCCAGAGCGTTCTGAATTGTCTCAAGAAATCGACGAAAAACAAATCGTTGAGTTCTACAACCGTTAA